Below is a genomic region from Primulina eburnea isolate SZY01 chromosome 9, ASM2296580v1, whole genome shotgun sequence.
CGTCATGCCCGGCTAGATTCATATCATTAACCCTTTGGTTATTTGATTCAGCTTTGATATCTGGTGAACTAAGTGTTCTTAAATacccagaagtgtaaagtgatcactaagaattccaaaacaggcagtgtgataagtcTTGATTGCAGCGGGCTGTTGCAAGAAGTTTGTAacgccaaagtcttttagtggaatccttcctaaggaggaagaaggggtgacataggagtattcattctccgaacatccataacaaACCTGTGTCACTTTACTTTCCGCAATCATTTATCTGTCTAGTCTCTATTCATTGTTTTagcctgatattgtgttttaagttgcattgaagattgTGAACCGTTTTCCGCACTTAATAGTGGTTCACATTCTCAACCATTTGAGAAGACGttttcaaccgcctaaaaacTGTTGTAATCACACTCTTACACGAGAAAATTTGAAAtagttcattcaccccccccTAAACTCTTTCTCGATCCTAACAAAGAGAGAGATCTAGAATATGTTTGTCGTATATATTCTGTGTTATATTGTATGTGCCTCTAGGACCATAACCTTAGCAGTTTTCGACCCATCAGTGAAGACATAATTGGGCTGGTTTCTATACATAAGATGAACCATATCAATTTATTTAATGCTTTGGAAACTCATAATTACTTAGATTATCTTATTGAGTCTTTTATTAGATAGCTTGTCCATGTACAATTAATTAAAACCTCTAAAAtaattccaacaatctcccattTAGGCCACATAAGTTATCCGGATATTGTATATGCAAAACTGGATTGAGCTCTTGTTATCTAAACGAATATATTTCTTAAACAATCTGGTTTTTCAATTATAGCAATATTGAACCAAAGCAGTAATCACTACATTTATAATCACTAGACGTACCAATGATAACAATATTagcataatcaataacataaatcaagtatcAATGTGTAGCATGAAAATACATAAATGTGATACAAGAATAAAACCTGCATTTTCAACTGGTCCTCTTACTGACTCGAAAAATCCAATAATAGATTTTCAAGCAAATGCTAAACCGCAATGAAAGTCATTACTTTATTCCAGAGTAGTTCAAATAAACTTTAGACTGTACAGAAACTTAAATTATGTCAAATGAGCCAATGCTCAAACCGAATACAAATTCCTACTGTACAAGCATATCATCTATATGGACAAGGCCAATGTGTGTGACATCCCTAAAAACATCTTGGGTAGCCAACCCATGACAAACACATCTGCAATTACAGAATTTGCAATAACACGCTCAATTGACACATAACTACTCTAAATTATTTCCTTCCAACTAGAAACTCCATGTCAATATACTTTGATTTTGACAAGCTTCAGTTGttctttaattataatatagcgGCTTTATTATTACAATTGATCCTCAATGGTTTCTTAGACCAATGATTATTGTCGGTTGTAAAAAATCTGCAACTTTATTCGGAATCCAAATATCTAACTATTTCCAAATGTTAGATTTCCGATATTTGAGCATAAAATCCTTAGTTCACTTTATATGCCGCATAACCCAATTAATAATCTAATTTCAGGTTTCTTAAATATATGCTCAACATTCCAAAAATGTACACAATAACCAAACTGTGTTATCTATAAATCCGAATGAGATTACCACCTGATAAATTTTATACCACCAAATATGTGGACATAGACATCAATATATTCTTTACAATGTTGACTTTCCAATTTACTCACTCTCACTAAGataaacatataaattaatttgcatttaatttcataattccatgcatgcatactattgatgtcatttaaaatattgatgTTCAATTTATCAAGCTTGTCAATCAAGGAACTCATACCGAACATATTTGAATTTCGAAAAATTGAAAAGTTCCATTGCAACGTGGATAAAAGAAAAACTTGATTTATCCAAACataaaactaaaatcaaattttgtCCAACAAACTGTGCAACAAAAGTGTTTTCGGAATTCAAAAactagaaaataaaaaaaaatcagttcTTAAATAAAGCTTTTAAAAACACTAAAGTCTTATTGAAATTTTCCATAAGATGTATCTTTCACCATCAATTGACAACCGGCTTCTTAGGCAACACTTTTTTTGCTCGCCAATTGGCATATTTGGGACAATCTTTCTTCACATGCCCATCAGTCATTTTGTAAAAGAAACAAGTGATCAATTTATTTTGTTTCAGTTGTTCTATATTCTCTGAAGTCCCGGAGTTTCTTTCATTATTGATCCATTTCCTATTCTTATTGATACAATTACCTTGATAATTAGATGTCAAGTGAGCACTTTCAATCACATGTTATTtcaatctctcctcctcttgaACGCACTGCGTTCATTCAAAGTCCACTTTTCCTTCTGGGTATTATAACTTATTTTGGATTCATTAAATTGCGTAGGCAGTTACAAAGATCCCTTTAGATCAGTAGTTCTTGAACTAGTCAAAGGTGCGGGCGATTTTCTCTTAGCACTTAGTCTACATCCATGCAGCCGAGCACTATCATAACATACTCTTTTCATTTCTTGAAGTTTGAGCCATTAAGTACTGTAATTTTGTTTAGATTGACAGATATAGAAATGCTATAAGAAAATAGAACAAAAAACTCACAATAAATTATAGTCCAtgcatatatttaaattaaatcacaaaAATATATGCATGCAGATGGTGGACCCATAAAAAAGTCCTAGCATAACATGAATATTTAGTATTtgaacaaaaataacaatttgaaaataatacacgCAAATATCATGGTTATTAAATATTGATAATAAATCCGACCAATAATGTCTTTCTTTGGACCGAAAATTGCATGCGTGGATAAATCCAAAATTATCTCATATTTAGTACTATCCAGAAAATGACCTTCTTTTGGACCGATCATTTTtcgtataaattttataaaatttaatatcatATAACGCGTTTACAATCTGACaagaaaataatcttcctttggGTTGATTAATTTTTGCATATTTTTTGACAATCTTTAAGACCACATAATTATGTGTTTATAATCTGACAAAAAAATAACCTTCATTTGGGCCTATTATTTTCTGCATCGATATAAACACATTTTTTATCACTTATTAAGTCTGCAATATGGCCAAAAACTAACATTTTTTTGAGCTGAATATTTTTCGCATATATATAAATGCACTTGAAGAAGATATATTGCACACAAAATCTGACcagaaaataatcttcctttgaGCTTATTATTTTCCGCGTAAATTTAGATAGCACTTTAAAATCATCTATTATGTTTGCCATTTGGCCAAAAAATAGTCTTCCTTTGAGCCGGCTATTTTTCGCATAAATTGAAACAGAATTTATTttgaactttaataatatctacATATATCAAAAACCACTTTATTCActtgaaatttaaatttaaccAAATTTGAGATATAAGATATTAATTTAACTTAAAATTTTCATAAGAAAATTTAATTTACTTTAATTGGACCAAACAAAAAATATAGAGATTGGATATCCAATAAATAAAACATTTGCACCTTATAATTATTCATCCCCAAATATTTTATCGAAATAAAAAAAGacgataaaataataaataattccatattaattttattttatgcaattaaattttgaaatggTAGAATTTAATTTCACAAATCAGAATTGCGGGagtgaaaatttaataaaaggTCAAAATTCTGATTTCAAAATTTGGTTCTAAGTTGGACAACCAAATAAGGCATAAAATTAACCcacaaattcaaaaaaaaaaccctaaccctaatcGTACAAACGCCGCCGCCACCTTTTCCGGCCAAACCAGTAGGTGGCGATCATGACGTAGGGTCGCCTTACTACTACCGACCACCACCCTACCATCTCCGACCAACAATCAGTCAGAAATTGATCAAATCTTCAAAAAACCGACGGAAATCGCTCAACTTCATAGCAATTTCCGATTTCAGGCATCCAACAGTGGTGGGTGGTCATCCCGAGGTGGTGGATCAGCCTAAACCTTCAATTTCCGCATTTGGATACCTTATGGCGTTCAATTTCAAAGCCAAGGTGTGAGTAATTCAATTTTagggattttgaattttttttttgtttatgtttttgaaaataagtttaaattttgGATATACACTCCGAAAAACTAGATCCTGAAAGCGTGATTTATTCAGATAAAAAattcagaattttttttaaaaaaaatgagatcTGAATCCTAAAAAAATAATAGACTAGAAATCGCCTCAGATTTGATAATATTCAACAATAAACAAATTCCTCATAATTCAACTAAACGTCACACTAATAAAACTTGTTGgagatttaataaaattaaatctcCAAATCATATGATTAATTTCATATATCAAGACACATTAGGAATTAATGTCGAATtatcaaaaaatataaataacagtaaacacTTACCAGAATCCATTGATTGATCTAATGTCGAGGTTATGAATCTTCCAAGGAAACAAGAAAGGACCATCTTATTTTTGCCTTAGATGGGAGAAGGAGAGAGATCTAGAATATGTGCgtcttatatattatatattattgtcTGTGCATCGGGGACCAAAACCTTAGCAGTATTCGACTCATCATTGAAAACATAATTGGGCTGTGTTTCTACACATAAGTTGGACCATATCAATTTATTTAACAGTTTGAAACCCATAATTAATTAGatcaacttattgagttttttaTTAAATAGCTTGTTTCATgtacaataattaaattatgtgagCTCACAAAAATTTTTTAACAGTCATGAGGTGTCAATATCTGAGACAACTAATTGTGGTAGGATACAAACTGCTCTCACGTATAAAACCCttgctttttattattatatatatacatacacatgtGTAAGTATGTGTGTTTGGATTTGCTTTATTATAAATCGATGGTGGTTCCaatcatatctcatagtcaaagAAATGGACAACATATGATGCCTCCGACCTCTCCTTTGATAAATGCTCGCCCACTCTCTCTGCATACCTTCTGAAGAGATCATCACAATTCATTAACTTTCCGAAGTGGCTAACGAGCAACGGTTCCATGAAAGCTCGAATACAATTGGCTACTAGCTTTCCGCTTCTGTTTTTATCGAAAGGTAACTCATCTACAAGTTTATTTGCATCCCAACGAACTGGAAAGGTGACGATTTTGTCGATTTTGAAGGACCCTTCGTCGTTGATTATGTAATCGACTTCCTCTTGGCATGGCATGTAGACAGGAACGTTGAAAGAATACAAGTCATCTTTCTCGAGAAGTCCCTACAACAATGGTGCTTTTAAATGCATTTTAGATTTATTTTTAGGAAATAATTGGGGGTTACATTTTAAGACTATATTAATAGATAGGGCTGGTATACCATACCGTACGTTATCAAAAAATACATAGCGTATAATACCATACCGAAAATGatgatattaataatatttataccAATACCTACcgaaaattttcttttcaatttCATGCTGTTACGTACCAAAAATCGTGGTATAACATAAATTTCAATAAATTCGGTATTTTACGGTCGGTATGCTACTTTAGTCAATGAAGGACTACCTGAACAACCATTTCAAGAAGTGTGTGTGCAAGCATGGTTAACTGTCTAGACACTTCTTTAGAAGTGGGGTCTTCGAACCTTCTTCCTATAATTGTCAGCACCATACGCCCACCGGGCACCATTTCCTCGCCTCTCATTCGAAGAAATGTGGACAAATCTCTTTTATATTGCTCGGCATATGCGTCGATTACCTCCGGTGGACTCGTAATCGAAATGTATATGTTTTCTTTGTTCTTGCTCTCCAATCCTCGAGGAACCTGAAGTTTTGCGGAAATGGCACAACtatctttaaaatataaattaattaatattattagaGCAATGAATAGTAGCGTCAAAATTTAtggaaatatataaaataatatttctaaagaaaagaaaaacctGCGACAACCAGTGAAGACTGTTTGAAGAATAAGCAAAGTGGAGAGTCTTTCTTGGAAATAGCCTACTGTAGAAAGACCCAGGCAAGCCATACACAAAACATCCTGATCTTGATAATTGGCAAACAACTTCTTTTCCATCATTGAAATTCTCCACCAACTTGAACAAACTATTGAAGTCATTTTCAGGAAGATCATTCATAAAAAACCGAAATTCTGGTGAATCGTTGCTATTTTTCCGCAAATCCTGAATAGCGTGGATGACATGAGTTACGAATGAAAGTGAATTAGGCCCTGATGCACATCCCAAGTCAACCATGTTGTAGCAGTAATCAGATAATCCGCCCTTCTCCCACATATTTCTCAGGGTTTCATCGACAAGATCCCATGTTTTTGATATCACAACATTCTGCAacattgattatatatatatatatatatatgtatatatatatactatggATTATCAAATATAGCATTCCCTTGAAAAAATACACGACTAAAACTAAAATTCAACATAATAGATAACCACCATCgcaaagaaataaatatatagaGACATGAAGATTGCAATTTTCCCTTTGTTCatgaataataatttttttcctcATGGGTTGAGATGACTTAAACTAATTAAAGGAACTCCTAATTTTCATATTTTGCGTGGAACGAGGCACGCActcacatgtatatatatattatattgaaAGAATCTTCAAATTAATTTCTTGTAGAATTAAACACTGAATTTAGTTTGCGTGAAGAGTAGAAAAAAGAACCTGAAAGCTGGAGTTGTTCGCGTAGCTAGTTTTACCATCGCCTGGATTCGTAGGAAGAGTTTTATTCAACCCCATTTTAGTTTTTCTCAGACAACTTGAGACATAAATACTGAGATAATGCATCAATTTATAGGTGTAAATGAATGAAAACATGGACACAGTTTCTTCAAATCTTGCTAGAGTTCGTAGTCTAGagtctataaaaaaaatatacttGATTAAAGATCGAAAAAATATCGAAGATAAAAATTGGTCCAAACCTAATCCCATCCTcgatattatctattattagtACAAAGTACATATCTAGCTATTTCATTTGTTAATGGAAAAAGAGAGTAATTCTTATCTtgatcattttttattttattcttttctttaaattttcgtAACAACAAAATCAGGGActtttattatttgttttttgttaatgatttttttaatatattttcttcaatttgatagttggttttcaattttttttatttgattgcaaaaatgaataaaattgtTTTCAACCGTTGCGTGAGTGGCTGCAAATCTCCATGCCTACTTTGCGTAGAGTGGCTGCAAATCAACAACATTTATTGACTGACGTGACGTTTGCGTTGATGACAGATACAATCACTTTTACCCAATTTATTTCCCCAAACTACACCTCCCTAAAGCCACTTAGGCTGGCCGACTACCACGTCTCAGGTGCAATGAGATGTAAACGAATCGAATTGGTTCACGAGATTTTCGGTTACAGCCGAGTCaaagaaaaacagaaaatatagtttttttagtgaattacaaaaaatttcattaaaatatCTAATAACATCACTAAAGTTTAGTTTTGAATTCCTACACCCTAATTGCTTGCCAAAATGCAAAATACTTTAAATatcttaaattataaataaattattttacaagATTAAAAATCCAGAGCACTACAGTCTTGAtatcgatttttttttctttctaaaaaagtaaataatttattttatattttttaaataataaattttataatttttaaaattcggATCATACAAAAAAAAGGTGATTTCAGTTCGAGGATTTCAATAAATCCTAAAAAGATATAACAGAAAAAAAATCTGTTAAAGAATTAACAATCacgaaatataaaaataaattgagCGATATGATTTAATCAAAATTGATACATTGGATGTCCCAGGTCATGGGTAATACCCGGGATGGCCCGGGCCCTGGAGCCGATCCATGAGTAGTGTTTGGGTCAGAAGGATGGACTACTCGCGGGTCAAGCTGCCCAGTACATTTGAGAGTGACTTGACAAGAAGAATCTGTGAAAATGGTCAATGGAAAGATtgtgaaacgtctgccctttttattgcttaaaaaatactagaattttttttttaaattcttgtacttaaaatatcgtttttatgaaaatgcataaacttcaaacatgaccattttcataaatattttcacgaTGCATAAATttaagcataaacattttcatgacatgtatttcataaaccttaaccttgttctcttttcctcaacatgacatgacataaaacattttcatgatcataaacattttttctttttccttctgttgaattcagatcgtaaattgtgactttcctgacatgACATTAACATGaaaaatcgatggatccatatacaagaaaccacagtactgggcggcggggacatcagcaacactctcaccggtcaactgagccttggcctatcatgattcgaatcaaaatacgatcgtcggagtTCTCTCTGGGGCCTTTCCCACAAACGGGTTCCCTCGGGGGCTTTTTCCCCTCAGAatattctcattcttaccgttaacacaaaaccgttaccacatattcgtaaTGGTGAAAATACGATGGTCgagctcccactgggaccatcaccctcacgacatctccaacattaacgaattagtcacaattacttcgcTTCCTTCAATGTTTACATTCTCATCactaaaaaaaatcatgcataaaataacatctttgtttttgaaaccaagcatgcaacatgtctt
It encodes:
- the LOC140840477 gene encoding benzoate carboxyl methyltransferase-like; translation: MGLNKTLPTNPGDGKTSYANNSSFQNVVISKTWDLVDETLRNMWEKGGLSDYCYNMVDLGCASGPNSLSFVTHVIHAIQDLRKNSNDSPEFRFFMNDLPENDFNSLFKLVENFNDGKEVVCQLSRSGCFVYGLPGSFYSRLFPRKTLHFAYSSNSLHWLSQVPRGLESKNKENIYISITSPPEVIDAYAEQYKRDLSTFLRMRGEEMVPGGRMVLTIIGRRFEDPTSKEVSRQLTMLAHTLLEMVVQGLLEKDDLYSFNVPVYMPCQEEVDYIINDEGSFKIDKIVTFPVRWDANKLVDELPFDKNRSGKLVANCIRAFMEPLLVSHFGKLMNCDDLFRRYAERVGEHLSKERSEASYVVHFFDYEI